From the Lathyrus oleraceus cultivar Zhongwan6 chromosome 4, CAAS_Psat_ZW6_1.0, whole genome shotgun sequence genome, one window contains:
- the LOC127138635 gene encoding pathogen-associated molecular patterns-induced protein A70 codes for MTDSITGTNFIAIATWFAPSPLFILVNLVIGTIALVSCFSAAPKIKIIQRAKSFNPRHYYNHQEPASSVTQPESVSESTQPLLVQTPTLLKQVVSFNLSLHKLAPVKTHYLQPDTENSSAGLNLKPISDSGDDKNKVELKRSVSEKECSMTLDWEEEEDEETLEGRRPSTAMARSETTTCKEDEGVDAKADDFINMFKKQLRLQRLNSFVRYRNTLTLPSFE; via the coding sequence ATGACAGACTCCATAACTGGTACTAATTTCATAGCAATAGCAACCTGGTTTGCACCTTCACCCCTCTTCATCCTTGTAAACCTTGTCATCGGTACCATAGCTCTCGTTTCTTGCTTCAGTGCTGCACCCAAAATCAAAATCATCCAACGAGCCAAGTCCTTTAATCCCCGTCACTACTACAACCACCAAGAACCAGCATCTAGTGTTACACAACCCGAGTCAGTATCCGAGTCTACTCAACCCCTACTCGTTCAAACACCAACCCTGTTAAAGCAAGTCGTATCCTTCAATCTCTCCCTCCATAAACTTGCGCCAGTTAAAACACATTACCTTCAACCCGATACCGAAAACTCGTCTGCGGGACTGAATCTAAAACCGATTAGTGATTCGGGTGATGATAAGAACAAGGTGGAGTTGAAGAGATCGGTGAGCGAGAAGGAGTGTTCGATGACGTTGGACTGGGAGGAGGAAGAGGATGAAGAAACGTTGGAGGGAAGGAGGCCTTCGACGGCGATGGCCAGAAGTGAAACGACGACGTGTAAAGAAGATGAAGGGGTTGACGCAAAAGCTGATGATTTTATCAACATGTTTAAGAAGCAACTGAGATTGCAGAGGCTTAATTCTTTTGTCCGATACAGAAACACACTTACACTTCCATCCTTTGAATAG